A DNA window from Desulfovibrio desulfuricans DSM 642 contains the following coding sequences:
- the dnaB gene encoding replicative DNA helicase, with protein sequence MVSRNDSNSAPGHAAGGSPFGQGRNKDGQSRSSAHSAEKAEADILRRVPPHSVEAEQAVLGGVFMRPQLMHSIADQLTDEDFYLPAHATIYKAFLELYRKSAPLDLIATAEQLKSMNALEEAGGAVYLGELAQAVVSGANAEYYATIVRDKSLQRSLINACSGIIVNCYDATREVGELLDESEQAVFSISQRTSGKDFTPTRELLERVFDKLSKLADAKDVITGVTTGYTRLDKLTAGLQPSDLIIVAARPSMGKTAFSMCMAINAAVRQNVPVAVFSLEMSKEQLMQRMLAVWGKVDLSKLRRPSLLTDEDWQRLYDAADVVARAPIFIDDTPALTTLELRARARRLKADKGLGMVVVDYLQLMRTSRRTDSRELEISDISRSLKGLAKEMNVPVVALSQLNRKVEERSDKRPMLSDLRESGAIEQDADVIMFVYRDDVYKFQKPADRPPQGIAEIIIGKQRNGPVGVAELMYMSPYTSFEDIAPDWMPPPSEGGS encoded by the coding sequence GTGGTTTCCCGCAACGATAGCAATTCCGCCCCCGGCCACGCGGCCGGGGGCTCGCCTTTTGGGCAGGGCCGCAACAAGGATGGCCAGTCTCGCTCTTCAGCGCACAGCGCGGAAAAAGCCGAGGCCGACATTCTGCGGCGTGTGCCCCCCCACAGTGTTGAAGCCGAACAGGCTGTGCTCGGCGGCGTTTTCATGCGCCCCCAGCTCATGCACTCCATCGCAGACCAGCTCACTGACGAAGATTTTTACCTGCCCGCACACGCCACCATCTACAAGGCGTTTCTAGAACTTTACCGCAAATCGGCCCCCCTCGACCTTATTGCCACTGCCGAGCAGCTCAAGAGCATGAACGCCCTTGAAGAAGCCGGCGGTGCGGTCTATCTGGGCGAGCTGGCGCAGGCCGTTGTTTCCGGCGCCAATGCGGAATACTACGCCACCATAGTTCGCGACAAATCCTTGCAGCGCAGCCTGATCAACGCCTGCTCTGGCATCATAGTCAACTGCTACGATGCCACGCGCGAAGTCGGCGAACTGCTGGATGAATCCGAACAGGCGGTTTTTTCCATTTCACAACGCACCTCGGGCAAGGACTTTACCCCCACGCGCGAACTGCTGGAACGGGTATTCGACAAGCTTTCCAAGCTGGCCGATGCCAAGGACGTCATTACAGGCGTCACCACCGGCTATACCCGCCTGGACAAACTGACCGCCGGTCTGCAGCCCTCTGACCTCATTATTGTGGCGGCCCGCCCCAGTATGGGCAAGACGGCTTTTTCCATGTGCATGGCCATCAACGCTGCCGTGCGCCAGAACGTGCCCGTGGCTGTTTTTTCGCTCGAAATGAGCAAGGAGCAGCTCATGCAGCGCATGCTGGCCGTGTGGGGCAAGGTGGATCTTTCCAAGCTGCGCCGTCCCTCGCTGCTGACAGACGAAGACTGGCAGCGCCTCTATGACGCGGCGGACGTTGTGGCCCGTGCGCCCATATTTATTGACGACACCCCTGCCCTCACCACGCTGGAACTGCGCGCCCGCGCCCGCCGCCTCAAGGCGGACAAAGGCCTTGGCATGGTGGTGGTGGACTACCTGCAGCTCATGCGCACCAGCCGCCGCACAGATTCGCGCGAACTGGAAATTTCGGATATTTCGCGCTCGCTCAAAGGCCTTGCCAAGGAAATGAACGTGCCCGTGGTTGCGCTTTCACAGCTTAACCGCAAGGTGGAAGAACGCAGCGACAAGCGCCCCATGCTTTCTGACCTTCGTGAATCTGGCGCTATCGAGCAGGACGCGGACGTTATCATGTTTGTGTACCGCGATGACGTGTACAAATTCCAGAAACCTGCCGACCGACCGCCCCAGGGCATTGCCGAAATCATCATCGGCAAGCAGCGCAACGGCCCCGTGGGCGTTGCCGAGCTTATGTACATGTCGCCCTACACTTCGTTTGAGGATATTGCGCCAGACTGGATGCCCCCGCCATCCGAGGGCGGATCCTAG
- the rplI gene encoding 50S ribosomal protein L9 → MKLILRADVENLGSLGDVVEVKAGYGRNFLLPQGLAMVASPSNLKSFEQERKKLQARMDAVRADAQSLQARLEALEVVIPMHVGDNDKLYGSVTTTIIGDALTALGVEVDRRRILMDAPIRTLGEHPVRVRLHASVIALVPVKVISDHQPIEEEPAPAAPAEEAEAAQ, encoded by the coding sequence ATGAAACTGATACTTCGCGCCGACGTTGAAAATCTCGGCAGCCTTGGCGATGTGGTTGAAGTGAAAGCTGGTTATGGCCGTAATTTCCTGCTCCCGCAGGGTCTGGCCATGGTCGCTTCACCTTCCAACCTCAAAAGCTTTGAACAGGAACGCAAAAAGCTTCAGGCCCGCATGGATGCCGTGCGCGCTGACGCCCAGTCCCTCCAGGCCCGCCTGGAAGCCCTGGAAGTCGTTATCCCCATGCACGTGGGCGACAACGACAAGCTTTACGGCTCCGTCACCACCACCATCATCGGCGATGCTCTTACCGCCCTTGGTGTGGAAGTTGACCGCCGCCGCATTCTTATGGATGCCCCCATCCGTACCCTTGGTGAACATCCCGTTCGCGTGCGCCTGCACGCCAGCGTGATCGCCCTGGTGCCGGTGAAGGTCATTTCCGACCATCAGCCCATCGAAGAAGAACCCGCACCTGCTGCGCCCGCTGAAGAAGCCGAGGCAGCCCAGTAG
- the rpsR gene encoding 30S ribosomal protein S18, which translates to MAFKKKFAPRRKFCRFCADKDLPLDYKRADILRDFITERGKIIARRITGTCAHHQRLLTREIKRARQMALLIYTATHDSGVKKKSTI; encoded by the coding sequence ATGGCTTTTAAAAAGAAATTTGCCCCGCGCCGCAAATTCTGCCGCTTCTGCGCAGATAAAGATCTGCCCCTGGATTACAAGCGCGCCGACATCCTGCGCGACTTTATCACAGAGCGCGGCAAGATCATTGCCCGCCGCATCACCGGCACCTGCGCACATCACCAGCGCCTGCTGACCCGCGAAATCAAGCGCGCCCGCCAGATGGCCCTGCTCATCTACACCGCGACGCACGATTCCGGCGTCAAGAAAAAGAGCACCATTTAA
- the rpsF gene encoding 30S ribosomal protein S6: MRKFETLLLLSPELSADNREGIINALTAIIEREKGVMVEVDNWGMRDLAYPVRKLMRGFYVRLVYQAPAELIAELERNIRITDGIFKFVTVKLADEVAGEVA; the protein is encoded by the coding sequence ATGCGGAAATTTGAAACCCTGCTGCTCCTTTCCCCGGAGCTTTCCGCCGACAATCGCGAGGGCATCATCAACGCCCTTACCGCGATCATCGAGCGTGAGAAGGGCGTCATGGTGGAAGTGGACAATTGGGGCATGCGCGACCTCGCCTACCCGGTTCGCAAACTGATGCGCGGCTTTTATGTGCGTCTGGTGTACCAGGCTCCTGCTGAGCTTATCGCTGAGCTGGAACGCAACATTCGCATCACCGACGGCATCTTCAAGTTTGTGACCGTCAAGCTGGCCGATGAAGTGGCCGGGGAGGTTGCCTAA
- the alr gene encoding alanine racemase, whose amino-acid sequence MSDCTFSPSLCHIDLAAIRRNFCRMGKAEKLMPVIKSDAYGHGLVPVARVLSDAGARRFAVGTVSEGMALREAGLRQTIVPLLGALTDVEWQGAAMQGLTPVVGNFDQLERAAAHCHAGRILRVAIKCETGMGRLGFSQEELPQAIDRLRNIPGISPAMVISHFSCADVPEQEAYSQDQIKRFTAMSDALRTAFPDIERSLCNTAGTIGRPEAHFEVCRPGISLYGGNPFTGTSWEGKGAALGLEWAMSVSAPVIEVRQVADGRSVSYGRLFTAQKPATVAVVAIGYATAFNRSLSTRAAMLINGRRAPQVGRVCMGMIMADVSDLPPVRVGDTAWLVGGPAEAGQKAVTPQDIADVLGTISYEVLCLFGGMNPRVYA is encoded by the coding sequence GTGAGCGATTGCACGTTTTCACCATCGCTGTGCCACATTGATCTGGCCGCCATCCGCCGCAATTTTTGTCGCATGGGCAAGGCTGAAAAGCTTATGCCGGTCATCAAGTCTGACGCTTACGGCCACGGGCTTGTGCCTGTGGCGCGGGTTTTGTCTGATGCAGGCGCGCGGCGCTTTGCCGTGGGAACCGTATCAGAAGGCATGGCCCTGCGCGAGGCTGGCCTGCGGCAAACCATTGTGCCGCTTCTGGGCGCGCTCACCGATGTGGAATGGCAGGGAGCGGCCATGCAGGGCCTGACCCCGGTGGTGGGCAACTTTGACCAGCTTGAACGCGCCGCCGCCCATTGCCACGCCGGGCGCATTCTGCGCGTTGCCATAAAGTGCGAAACCGGCATGGGCCGCCTTGGCTTTTCGCAGGAAGAACTGCCCCAGGCTATCGACCGGCTGCGCAACATCCCGGGCATCTCTCCGGCTATGGTCATATCGCATTTTTCCTGCGCCGATGTGCCGGAGCAGGAAGCCTATTCACAGGACCAGATCAAGCGCTTCACCGCCATGTCTGACGCGCTGCGTACGGCATTCCCCGACATTGAGCGCTCGCTCTGCAATACGGCTGGCACCATAGGCCGGCCCGAAGCGCATTTCGAGGTATGCCGGCCCGGCATTTCGCTCTACGGCGGCAATCCCTTTACGGGGACCTCGTGGGAAGGCAAGGGCGCCGCGCTCGGCCTGGAATGGGCCATGAGCGTCAGCGCGCCCGTTATCGAGGTACGGCAGGTGGCCGACGGCCGCAGCGTATCGTATGGCCGGCTGTTCACGGCGCAGAAGCCCGCCACGGTGGCGGTTGTTGCCATTGGCTACGCCACGGCTTTCAACCGCTCGCTTTCCACGCGTGCCGCCATGCTCATCAACGGACGGCGCGCCCCCCAGGTGGGCCGGGTGTGCATGGGCATGATCATGGCCGATGTCAGCGATCTGCCGCCCGTGCGCGTGGGCGACACAGCATGGCTTGTGGGCGGCCCCGCCGAGGCGGGACAAAAAGCGGTCACACCGCAGGACATAGCGGATGTGCTGGGCACTATTTCTTACGAAGTGCTGTGCCTTTTTGGCGGCATGAACCCGCGCGTCTACGCATAG